One Gordonia zhaorongruii DNA segment encodes these proteins:
- a CDS encoding (Fe-S)-binding protein: protein MRIALFATCIGDTMFPNAVKSTALLLTRLGHEVVFPPGQTCCGQMHVNTGYQPDALPLVENYVESFGDESIDAVVVPSGSCVGSVRHQHEVVASRYGTPRLCGQVETLKAKTYELSELLVDVLGVTDVGAYYPHRVTYHPTCHSLRMLRVGEKPLQLLRAVRDIDLVELPEADSCCGFGGTFALKNAETSTAMLADKIRNISGTSAEYCCASDSSCLMHIGGGMTRLQMGTQTVHLAEILASVEDHAGATA from the coding sequence ATGCGAATCGCCCTGTTCGCCACATGTATCGGCGACACGATGTTTCCTAACGCGGTCAAGTCGACGGCCTTACTTCTTACCCGGCTCGGGCACGAAGTGGTGTTCCCACCCGGTCAGACCTGCTGCGGTCAGATGCACGTGAATACCGGGTATCAGCCGGACGCACTTCCGCTGGTGGAGAACTACGTCGAGAGCTTCGGCGACGAATCGATCGACGCTGTCGTCGTACCCTCCGGGTCGTGCGTCGGCTCGGTGCGCCACCAGCACGAAGTCGTTGCGTCCCGGTACGGAACACCGAGACTGTGCGGGCAGGTGGAAACCCTCAAAGCCAAGACCTACGAGCTCTCCGAACTACTGGTCGACGTGCTCGGCGTGACCGACGTAGGGGCCTACTATCCGCACCGGGTCACCTACCATCCCACGTGCCATTCGTTGAGGATGCTCCGGGTGGGAGAGAAGCCGTTGCAGTTGTTACGCGCGGTCCGCGACATCGACCTTGTGGAGTTGCCGGAAGCCGACTCATGCTGCGGATTCGGTGGCACGTTCGCGTTGAAGAACGCGGAGACATCGACCGCCATGCTCGCCGACAAGATCCGAAACATCAGCGGCACCAGTGCGGAATACTGTTGTGCAAGTGACTCATCGTGCCTCATGCACATCGGTGGGGGAATGACACGGCTGCAGATGGGCACGCAGACCGTTCATCTCGCCGAAATTCTGGCATCTGTCGAGGATCATGCCGGAGCGACCGCATGA
- a CDS encoding L-lactate permease, protein MAGTALATTFAPSTDAVAGNLTASALVGIIPLLTFFILLAGFKLKAWYSGLGALAVAIVVAIFAFDMPVSLTALSAAQGIIFGLFPVMWIVVAAIWFYELTVVSGRFEDLRRVFNSIGRGDIRVQAMLIAFCFGGMLEALAGFGAPIAITGAMLIALGMPPLRAAVTVLVANTAPVAFGAMAIPITTAGSLTGIPATEIAATVGRQTPLLALFVPLLLLFLVDGKRGLRQAWPIALVTGVVFAIAQFWCSSHFSYELTDVVASLAGLAAAIVMLQFWHPSTPDDQLSQVEPERLSKSRVGLALFPYLLVIIVFGVAKLWTIGFDLPSWLDGTDRTVEWPGLYGNLVTGDGSPSESAIYKFSWLSNPGTLLLICGVLVALVYTVFTHSGRFPMSIGRGVTAFGATVAKMWLAIATVATVLGLSYVMNQSGQTVAIGTWLAGTGTVFAFFSPILGWMGTAVTGSDTSSNALFAKLQQAAGHTAGIDPTLLVAANTSGGVVGKLVSPQNLTIAATAVGQPGSEPILLRKVIGYSAVMLLLLCTLVYLQSTPILSWILP, encoded by the coding sequence ATGGCAGGAACTGCACTCGCAACGACGTTCGCGCCCTCGACCGACGCGGTCGCGGGGAACCTCACCGCATCGGCGCTCGTCGGGATCATCCCGTTGCTGACCTTCTTCATCCTGCTGGCTGGATTCAAACTCAAAGCCTGGTACTCCGGCCTCGGAGCGCTCGCAGTGGCGATCGTCGTTGCGATCTTCGCATTCGACATGCCGGTCTCGCTCACCGCGTTGTCGGCGGCTCAAGGAATCATCTTCGGCCTCTTCCCAGTGATGTGGATCGTCGTTGCGGCGATCTGGTTCTACGAGCTCACGGTGGTGAGCGGTCGCTTCGAGGACCTCCGTCGGGTGTTCAACTCGATCGGCCGCGGGGATATCCGCGTGCAGGCCATGCTGATCGCATTCTGCTTCGGCGGCATGCTCGAAGCCCTCGCCGGATTCGGCGCCCCCATCGCGATCACCGGTGCCATGCTGATCGCTCTGGGCATGCCTCCGCTTCGCGCAGCCGTCACCGTGCTGGTGGCGAATACCGCCCCAGTCGCCTTCGGCGCCATGGCGATTCCGATCACGACCGCCGGGAGCCTCACCGGAATCCCAGCTACCGAGATCGCGGCTACGGTCGGGCGTCAGACACCACTGCTCGCGCTGTTCGTGCCGCTGCTGTTGCTGTTCCTGGTGGACGGTAAGCGCGGACTTCGGCAGGCGTGGCCGATAGCGCTAGTGACCGGGGTGGTCTTCGCGATCGCGCAATTCTGGTGCTCGAGTCACTTCTCGTACGAGTTGACCGACGTCGTCGCCTCCCTCGCCGGATTGGCCGCCGCCATTGTGATGCTCCAGTTCTGGCACCCATCGACACCGGACGACCAGTTGTCACAGGTGGAACCCGAGCGACTGAGTAAGTCTCGAGTGGGCCTCGCACTGTTCCCGTACCTGCTCGTCATCATCGTCTTCGGCGTCGCCAAGCTGTGGACCATCGGATTCGACCTGCCGTCCTGGCTCGACGGCACGGATCGCACCGTGGAGTGGCCCGGCCTTTACGGAAACCTGGTCACCGGTGACGGCAGTCCGTCTGAGAGTGCGATCTACAAGTTCTCATGGCTCTCGAACCCCGGGACCCTGCTTCTGATCTGCGGCGTGCTCGTTGCGTTGGTGTACACCGTGTTCACGCATTCCGGTCGATTCCCGATGAGCATCGGGAGGGGCGTGACGGCGTTCGGCGCGACCGTCGCGAAGATGTGGCTGGCGATCGCCACCGTTGCGACTGTCCTCGGACTGAGCTATGTGATGAATCAATCCGGGCAGACGGTCGCCATCGGCACCTGGTTGGCCGGCACGGGTACGGTTTTCGCCTTCTTCTCGCCGATTCTCGGCTGGATGGGAACCGCAGTGACGGGCTCCGACACGTCCTCGAACGCATTGTTCGCGAAACTGCAGCAGGCGGCAGGACACACCGCCGGTATCGACCCGACGCTGCTGGTCGCCGCCAACACCTCCGGCGGCGTCGTCGGCAAACTCGTGAGTCCGCAGAATCTGACCATTGCGGCGACGGCGGTGGGACAACCGGGCTCTGAGCCGATTCTGCTGCGCAAGGTCATCGGCTACAGCGCGGTGATGCTGCTGCTCCTCTGCACCCTGGTGTACCTCCAGTCCACGCCGATCCTCTCGTGGATTCTGCCGTGA
- a CDS encoding LutC/YkgG family protein, translating into MSSRDVILGRIRDALALAPPVQQEIPREYRTGRAMPKGELEELLTDRLVDYKATVHPCEAAELPATVARVLREAGCKRVGVPAGLDDGWIADFDGEVVVDSPCVSAPQLDSLDGVVTGSRVACAETGTIFLDGSPDQGRRALTLVPDLHVCVVDLSAVEVNVPEALTRLVPERPTTMISGPSATSDIELQRVEGVHGPRNLHVVIVR; encoded by the coding sequence ATGAGCTCCCGGGACGTGATCCTCGGACGTATCCGCGACGCACTGGCGTTGGCACCTCCTGTGCAGCAGGAGATCCCGCGTGAGTACCGCACCGGACGCGCGATGCCGAAGGGCGAACTGGAAGAGCTGCTGACCGACCGTCTGGTGGACTACAAGGCGACGGTTCATCCGTGCGAAGCCGCAGAGCTTCCCGCGACGGTCGCGCGCGTTCTCCGGGAAGCGGGATGCAAGCGTGTGGGCGTCCCTGCAGGCCTGGACGACGGGTGGATCGCGGACTTCGATGGGGAAGTGGTGGTCGACTCACCGTGTGTGTCGGCTCCGCAACTCGATTCACTCGACGGTGTGGTGACAGGCTCCCGGGTGGCCTGCGCTGAGACCGGCACCATCTTCCTCGACGGGAGCCCGGACCAAGGGCGCCGAGCGTTGACCCTCGTACCGGACCTGCACGTCTGCGTCGTGGATCTGTCGGCTGTGGAAGTGAATGTTCCGGAGGCGCTCACGCGCCTCGTACCGGAGCGTCCGACCACCATGATCAGCGGACCGTCCGCCACCTCCGACATCGAGCTCCAACGTGTCGAAGGCGTCCACGGCCCCCGAAATCTGCACGTGGTGATCGTGCGCTGA
- a CDS encoding LutB/LldF family L-lactate oxidation iron-sulfur protein, with product MTRVALPSPAFPPRAPEGAGNLRGSESFPDAAHHELANSQLRRNISNATHTIREKRLQVTGELPDWEQLRDSGSAIKTDVMNRLPELLEQFEAAVTARGGVVHWAQDAVEANEIVAGLVRETGSEEVIKVKSMATQEIGLNEHLESEGIRAYETDLAELIVQLGHDTPSHILVPAIHRNRSEIREIFLNEMADVDPHLDDDPASLAAAARRFLRHKFMTTPVAISGTNFGIAETGTLGVVESEGNGRMCLTMPQTLITVMGIEKIIPTYADLEVFLQLLPRSSTGERMNPYTSMWTGVTPEDGPQSFHLVLLDNGRTAALADKIGREALNCIRCSACLNVCPVYERTGGHAYGSTYPGPIGAVLTPQLAGMHGSHDPNSSLPFASSLCGACFDACPVKIDIPSLLVELRHQKVEQAAFGSEAAAMRAASIAMSSSGKFTVAQKAAGLGRLIAGKKGKISALPPPLSGWTDARDIPKPPKQTFRQWWGSAEGQREIADARRQAHE from the coding sequence ATGACCCGGGTGGCATTGCCTTCGCCCGCGTTTCCGCCGCGCGCCCCGGAGGGTGCAGGCAATCTACGGGGCAGCGAGAGCTTTCCGGACGCTGCCCACCACGAGCTCGCGAACTCCCAGTTGCGGCGCAACATCAGTAACGCCACGCATACGATCCGCGAGAAGCGGCTGCAGGTCACCGGCGAACTACCCGACTGGGAGCAGTTGCGCGACTCAGGATCGGCGATCAAGACCGACGTGATGAACCGGCTTCCTGAGCTGCTAGAGCAGTTCGAGGCTGCAGTGACCGCCCGGGGCGGCGTCGTGCACTGGGCGCAGGACGCCGTTGAGGCCAACGAGATCGTGGCCGGTCTGGTCCGCGAGACGGGCTCCGAGGAAGTCATCAAGGTCAAGTCGATGGCGACTCAGGAGATCGGACTCAACGAACATCTCGAGTCGGAGGGGATTCGCGCGTACGAGACCGATCTGGCCGAGTTGATCGTCCAGCTCGGTCACGACACCCCGTCGCACATCCTCGTTCCGGCGATTCACCGGAACCGATCGGAGATTCGCGAGATCTTCCTCAACGAGATGGCCGACGTCGATCCCCACTTGGACGACGATCCGGCGAGCCTCGCGGCGGCGGCCAGACGGTTCCTCCGCCACAAGTTCATGACTACGCCGGTCGCCATCTCCGGCACCAACTTCGGCATCGCGGAGACCGGCACTCTGGGCGTCGTCGAGTCCGAGGGCAACGGCCGGATGTGCCTGACCATGCCGCAGACGCTCATCACCGTGATGGGCATCGAGAAGATCATTCCGACGTACGCCGATCTGGAGGTGTTCCTGCAGTTGCTGCCGCGCTCGTCGACGGGCGAGCGGATGAACCCCTACACGTCGATGTGGACGGGCGTCACACCCGAGGACGGACCGCAGAGCTTCCACCTCGTCCTGCTCGATAACGGCCGAACTGCGGCACTCGCCGACAAGATCGGCCGGGAGGCCCTCAACTGCATCCGCTGTTCGGCGTGCCTCAACGTGTGCCCGGTATACGAGCGCACCGGTGGCCACGCATACGGGTCGACCTATCCAGGACCGATCGGTGCGGTCCTCACCCCTCAGTTGGCGGGCATGCACGGCAGTCACGACCCCAACTCGTCGTTACCGTTCGCCTCCAGCCTGTGCGGCGCCTGCTTCGACGCGTGTCCCGTCAAGATCGACATCCCGTCGCTGCTCGTCGAGCTGCGGCACCAGAAGGTGGAACAGGCGGCGTTCGGATCCGAGGCTGCAGCGATGCGGGCGGCGTCCATTGCGATGTCGTCGTCCGGGAAGTTCACCGTGGCGCAGAAGGCGGCGGGACTGGGTCGCCTGATCGCAGGTAAGAAGGGCAAGATTTCGGCGTTACCGCCACCGCTGAGCGGCTGGACCGACGCTCGGGACATCCCGAAGCCTCCGAAGCAGACGTTTCGCCAGTGGTGGGGTTCCGCAGAGGGGCAGCGCGAGATCGCCGACGCACGCAGACAGGCACACGAATGA
- a CDS encoding alpha/beta hydrolase family protein: MADDVENPDASMRYGSSASNIADVFEPAEPTDSLVLLLHGGFWDAPDRFRTWAAGHALAAAGHLTASVGYRHGAGGWASAFDDVVTAIDQIQLSGREWTLHNEAPRTITLVGHSAGGHLALWAASRSSLPGGARWKTENLQVTGVVALAPIADLARAADLDIADGAVERFIGGTPTEVPDAYSMADPAQLSPAIPVRLLHGADDDIVPVELSERYAQKAGSKATLDVVDGVGNAEWGDPSSDAWQRLTAAIDEVTR, encoded by the coding sequence ATGGCTGATGACGTGGAGAACCCAGACGCCTCGATGCGATACGGATCGAGTGCATCGAACATCGCGGATGTCTTCGAACCGGCCGAGCCGACGGACTCGCTGGTGCTGCTTCTGCACGGAGGCTTCTGGGACGCGCCCGACCGGTTTCGAACGTGGGCTGCCGGGCATGCGCTGGCTGCTGCCGGACATCTGACCGCATCGGTCGGCTACCGGCACGGCGCAGGTGGCTGGGCATCGGCGTTCGACGACGTCGTCACCGCGATCGACCAGATTCAATTGAGTGGGCGGGAGTGGACCCTCCACAACGAGGCCCCGCGCACCATCACCCTTGTCGGTCACTCCGCGGGCGGGCATCTCGCGTTGTGGGCGGCGAGCCGGTCGAGCCTGCCCGGTGGTGCCCGGTGGAAGACCGAGAACTTGCAGGTTACGGGAGTCGTCGCTCTAGCTCCCATCGCCGATCTCGCCCGTGCTGCCGACTTGGACATCGCAGACGGGGCTGTCGAGCGATTCATCGGCGGAACGCCGACAGAGGTCCCCGATGCGTATTCGATGGCCGACCCAGCCCAGCTCAGTCCGGCGATTCCGGTTCGCCTTCTCCACGGGGCGGATGACGACATCGTGCCCGTCGAACTGTCCGAACGGTACGCGCAGAAGGCCGGTTCCAAGGCCACCCTGGACGTGGTCGACGGGGTGGGCAACGCAGAGTGGGGCGACCCGTCCTCGGATGCCTGGCAGCGGCTGACCGCCGCGATCGACGAGGTGACCCGCTAG